gatttgagatgaTTGTTGATGTGACCATAAGGAGCAGTTTCCTGGCATTGGCTCGGGAAAAACCACAACACTCACATGGCCAGAGAGGATTTCTGTCTTCTGAATGTTCCAGCAGCCGGAGGAAGTAGTCTCCAGTCAGACAACACACCCCAACCGAAAAACCTTTTCTGGTCAATCTCAACAGGGTTTCCACGGTGAAACACTCTGTTTCGTCCTTCAGACCTCACATCATGAGGCATTTCCACCCAATTTACCACAACAAAACGTAATGGACCTTTATTATGGTTTATTACAGCAAATGCTATTGCGGGTCTGATCGAATCATCCAATCTCCTATTGCATAACTGtagaccccccacccccaccaatgACCTCATCTCATCAGCGACTGCCTCACCCCGTGGTTCCCTCACTGATCTAATTGAGGCTATCATGAATGAGATCTTTGACTAGCAGAAACAGCTTCAAAAAGTCAGTGAAACAGGTCAACTTAGAGAGAATTACATTTAACCCTTTAGTGACATGTGGGAGAGAAAGACAGTCCATTGAAAGACTCATATTGTAGGCCACGTTTTCAAAGCATGGGGTGATGTCACAATGCAGTAGTAAAAAAGGCAAAAGGTCTCCTGcagggacaggggctgggattaaaaataaaaatataggacaaaacccatcacgacaagagagagacaccactacataaagagacctaaaacAACAACATCGCATGGCGgcaacacgacaacacagcatggtatcaACACCACATgagaacaacatggcagcagtacAACatagtacaaacattattgggtacAGACAACTGCACgaaggcaagaaggtagagacaacaatcatcacacaaagcagccacaactgtcagtaagagtgtccatgattgagtctttgaatgaagagatggagataaaactgtccagtttgagtgttttttgcagcttgttccagtcgctagctgcagcgaactggaATTATTTTTAACTATATTATTATTTGCCGATATATCGTATAGTTTTGACAATATCATCTTTGTGCTAGTTGACTGTACCTGCACTgaaactccagtatttttccttcatagcttgttctgcATCAATTTTTTAAATAGAGAGACAtttttttcagcacttttatttccatgagtgatcaaaactcgttttctcatggctctctcgtctctctgcagtagacatatggtgagcaatatgtttggaccaTAGAACTGCAATAGAATCACTGTATTGAATCTCAATGCATATAGAAGTgagaattgcaatacatatcACAGCAGCACCTAAGTGTCATGATAATATTGttttgtgaggtccctggcaattcccagccctatgcAGAAGTAGAACCAGTggaggaaaaagtacccaattatcatacttgagtaaaagtatagatacttGAAttactttctattaaggtaagttagtcacccagtaaaagtctaaaattatttggctttaaaaatacttaagtatcaaaagcagAAGTAaaagtaaatacatttttaaaaatcccttatattaagcaaagcagacagcaccattttcttaTTTTTAAAATTTACAGATAGGCAGAGGCACACTCAAACActgacattatttacaaaagatgcataTGTGTTTCTTGAGTCCGCCAGACTCGGATGTATGGAgaaaaaaagtacaatattttctataggaatgtagtgaagtaaaagtagtccaaaatataaatagtaaagttaaGTGCAGATAcccaaaaatatacttaagtagtactttaaagtatttttacttaagtaattTACACCACTGAGTAGAACTCAAATAGGCTAAGACGGTGTGTCAAAGAAATACTTCACAATGTAAACTAAGAACTAAACATTTGGTGGATGATGTCATAATGCAGCAAAACACAATAAATGTCACAATGCATCACAATGTAAGTCAAGAACTCAACATTCTTGAGTGTGGATGAGGTCATAGTGCAGCAGTAGAACTTGAATAATGTTACAATGCAAGATATGGTATGTAGTCACAATAGAACACATCACAATCAATTCAATAGGTGGCATAATGTCATGTACAATGTACTATCAGAACATAGTCAAGTTTTGGAGGTGAACGCAATGTCACCACGTTGTTGATCACAATCCTTGACACCCAAACATCAATATCAGGTTTTCGTATTATACATCATCACAAAAAGATATATGATCTGGATCTCTGATGGTTGTTTTGGCATTGCCAGCATCTCTCCTGTATGAGGGTTATTGTTGAAACATGTAGTGCATTGTGCTAACATAATGGCATTGGAAAGGGACGGTTCTCTGGCATTCCTCCAACTGCACGCCTACACTACTCTGTGCAGATCTGTGCTCATCACGTTCACAAAGTAACACAGCAGGCATGCCTCCCACCTGGCTGGAATGTGGGTTTTGCATCTTAGAAGTGCAAAACAGCTACTAATGAATAGGAACACTGACTGTTAGCAACCGTCATCTGTCACCAGTTTGTCTCAGGAGAAATGCAGTGATGTATTATAGCTATATCTATAAGTTACATTCAATGGAAGGTAAATAGATATCCAGCTAAGCTCTGTTATGACAACAGGAAATTAGTGATGGGACTGGATGTTTAACATGAAATGTGAGCTTACCTGTTCCTCTAAATACTTGAAAACAAATGAGAGGGTTTTTCCATTTCAGCACACAGTTGGGATGAGTgctgaaggagaggaagggaaagagagtgTCTTTAGTCCAAGCACATTGCTACAGTTAGGCCTACTCTTCGTCAATAATTTGTTCCATCCCCATCTTGATGCAGATCATCATTCATGACATGAATACAAACTATTATTACACGGACCTGGTCAGCTATCTAGCtatttatgtatgtgtgtatgtagatgTATGGTGCAACATGATGGCCTGATAACTTAGTTAAAACGTCGGTATCAAGGGCAATGTCTATGATTAGATAACCAAATCCACAGTTAGCTATTGCGCTAACCACGGATGTCACGACAGCTGTCATCGGCTCATGTGGCAGCTAGCTAGCAAATAACGTAGCTAATGTTACACAATACCCTTTGACAACAATacaatagctaacgttagctatctagCAAACTAGCTAGTTAGTTACGCAGTGGGAGCTCACCTGAATGGTCCAACGCAGAACTATTGAATAACGAAATCCAATACTTCCACAGCTGCAAACAGAAAATGGTTTTATGTGAATATATCGACAGTAAAGATAGCTAGACGAGTCCACTTCCCCCGCTCCAGACAGTTAGCTACAATAAATAGTTAGCTTAGCATCTGATGCTAGCAGCTACCTGTCAGTCTAGTCACGCGGTGGAGCCTGTGGCTTTCAACCAAATTGCAAGGTATCTTTCTCTATGTCGTGAATGTATTATTTAAATGAATGCGTGTTCTTGTTAGCTACTTATAATTTTAGTTATTAATGTTGTTAACGCGGTTACACGGCTTTGGCTTTAGTGGTGCACCACTTCGACTCACAAAGGAAACTTTGACCGGAAAACCCTCTTCTCAGCTAGAAATGCACATCCGTAATTCCTTATAGTTAGCAACAACTTGAAGTATCAAAGCTATATTACAACAAAAAAGTATCAAACATATACTCACATCTAACCACACGACTGGATGAGATGTTAACTGCTTGGGGAATACTATAGATTAATGTATGGCATACATGTATTTGCTTTCTGGCATTGTTTTTGCATGAAGAGAAGTTGAATTCATAGACATTAAACCCAGGGTTGGATCATGGCAATGAACTCTTTCTGTGTTGTGGGCTGGTGTAGTAAAATACATGTTCTGTGGCGCCACCTTCTGGGATATTTCTGATCTTTTTCCATTACTCTGGCCTGGCAGCCACGGGAGATCGAATCAATGATTGTCGAATACAACGATCCAAAGTTCACAGCTAAAACAATGGATGAGTGAACTGGTTTTCTGCGGTGCTCAAAACGacagaaaacatgtttttaaaaacGTTAAAGATTCCGGCCCGTGCCTTGTTGCAGTGTGTAAACCGGAGTGTCATCTCACCAAAACATCGCGTGAGGCTTGGACGAGGACCCTCTCGACTCTACTACGAGGTCGCTAAACCAGTCGACCCTTCCCTGTCCGGGGCATCCTCTGCCCGGACAGTGGACCTCCGTAGCGACACGGTGACCAAGCCTGGAGCGGCCATGCGTCAGGCCATGGCAGAGGCCGAGGTTGGGGACGATGTATTCGGGGAAGATCCAACAGTAAATGGTCAGAGAAATTAGATGATGTATGAGTTTTGGCAAGCATATGGAGTTGCTTAACTGATTTGTAGAAGGTGCTCATCATTATGACCTGATTATTTTATACTTATCTTTCACCGATCAAAGTTCTGGCCGATTAATAAAAGTATGTAAAACAGTGTAATAAGCATTTTGTAGTGAAGTGCATAGGGTGCACACACTGCATAATTCATTAGTGTGGTACTGTGATCTGATTGCACTGACTTGGACCTGTTTGTATTCTTTTATGATGCATCCTTTCCATTTTTATGAACCTGATTTAATTTGGCAAATTTGGGTGGGCATGTACAGAGCTCCAGAAGATGGCTGCAGAGGTGTTTGGGATGGAGGCAGCTCTCTATGTCCCATCTGGAACCATGGCAAACCTCATAGCAGGTGAGAGAAATaactagctgtgtgtttgtgtgcgtgtgtgtgtatctgtctgtgtgtgtgttcagttgtgTTGGTGAGAAGAGACTGGATCTGCAATGGGTTTACAGCTGATCTTTCTACATGGCTGTGCAGAAGGTGGATCAACATAGTAGTAATTGTGTAATACTTTttgggtgtgtttatgtgttgtcCAGTAATGGTGcactgcagggagagaggagacgagatgATCGTTGGAGATCTGTCACACCTCCACATCTACGAGCAGGGAGGGAGTGCTCAGGTACAGTGAACACgcacagattacacacacacagccactgcACACATAAACTTAAAGTGCACACTAAAAACACGTGACTGTAATGTGTGTGTCAGCTGGCTGGTGTCCACTCCACCACGGTGACCAATCTACCTGACGGGACCTTTGACCTGGATCAGCTGGAGTCCAAGATTCGCCATGGTTACCCCGACGCCCACTACCCCCGCTCACGCCTGGTGTGTGTGGagaacacacacaacatacaggGAGGCCGCGTGCTGCCCCTACCCTTCCtgcaggaggtgtgtgtgtgtgtgtgtgtgtgtgtgtgtgtgtgtgtgtgtgtgtgtatccctcaGGTGAGTGCTCGAGAGTCTTGCAGAAAGGTATGGTGTTGTAACTCTGCTttgttgtgtgtctctccctcaggTAAAGGCGCTAGCAGACAGATATGGTCTGGCTGTACACATGGACGGAGCAAGAATGATGAATGCAGCCATTGCCCAGAAAGTCGCCCCATCTACAAtcctacaaaacacacacaccgtcaGCGTCTGCCTGTCCAAGGTcagaacacatatacacacacgcacacaccatcaGCTGGAATTATGTATTTGTGAGATAGACACTGTGTGTTACCTGCTATGTGTTACCTGCTGTGTGATCCTGCGTATGATCCTGTGTGTTGCAGGGTCTGGGTGCTCCAGTGGGCACCATGCTGGCTGGCCCTCAGGACTTCATTTCCAGGGCGGTGCGTTGTCGTAAAGCCCTAGGCGGAGGGCTGCGCCAGGTGGGAATTCTGGCAGCCGCTGGCAAGCTGGCATTGGGGGACATGATCAACAGGCTGGAGGAAGACCACCGTCATGCCAGGACCTTCGCACAGGGtgggcacacaaacacacaaatgtaCACCTGCAAGACACACACGTGGACGTTTCTATTTCATCATATATTCTTGAACACTCTGTCACaacctctgtgtatgtgtgtagctctgttggagtgtgaccctccTCTCTACGAGGTCGACATGGCTGCTGTAGAAACCAACATCCTGCGGTTTCGTCTGCGGGACGCCTCGTTGACCCCAACAGAGTTCTGTGCTCTGATGGCTGCGGTGGGGGAAGGCGAGCAGGCCGCTATGGGGCAGGGGGTACGGGTACTCATGTTCCCCCACATTGGAGACTCTGTCAGGGCCGTCTGGCATCTGGGCATCTCACTGGAGGACACTCAGCTGGCCATCCAAAAGCTGCAGTTTGTGGCCAGGCAACACTCTCAGCAGAGGCTCAGGGCTCAATGAAGCCTCGCATAGATTTAACCCCAACATGGCGAGCTGCTGGTTGGGCCCCTGATCATTAATCTCTCATTTAGAGGGATTCACTTGAAGCACTTTGCGAAGAGTTGATTTTTAATTTTGATTATTTTATGAATAATATGTATATTAATCATAACAGCTTTTCATGGATTTAAATACAAGTACTATACTTTATTTTGGGAATATGTTTCTTATACAGACGTATTTCTTAGAGGTAAGTCTTTCTAACTAAGAAACTAATAAAATATGGGATTGTCAACAAGCAGCTGCCCTCGAGTGTTCTCATTGAAATGTAATGACTATGAAACGCCATAAGATGTCACTACAGGTCTTTGTCATGGCTGTTCTTCCACGAAATGGGTGCGTCATGTACTACTATCACCAGTCTATGCAACAGTCCAGACACTTTTCACATATTTTGTAGTTGACCTGGATTACCAAAAGCATATAACTCGTAATACATTGTTCGACCTGGTTGAGAAAGAAAAAACATCATTAAAATATTCTGGCAGCggtgggattcgaacccacgccATCGAAATGACTGGAGCCTAAATCCAGCGCCTTAGACCACTCGGCCACGCTACCCTCATAATTTATCATGCAAACAAAAGGGAATTTGAATACAGCATAGTTATAAACAGACCATAATCATTAGTTCAAAAGTAAGACAataaacgagagtttctattggaaacGACCGAGACATCGTCCGCTATCGGTGACAAATGCGTATGTGAGGACGTGTTGAAATGGTACTCACACTCCTTCCTGTTGAAGGGAGTAATAATGAACAGATTCCACTGCAGGGAGCTAGTGTGCACCGAGACAGTGTTCAGAGGCATGGCAGTGAGCGGACGCAGGAGCCCCCATGGAGTGGCAAGCACATCAATGTGCTGGAGCTCAGGGCAGTTCGCCATGCACTCTCTGGGTTTGGAAGCCCTTGCTCACGATTCGCCGGCAACAACACTTTATGCGTTCCCACCATTCCCCTGATCACAGCTACGCTAGACAGGGTCCGTTTTAAGGGCCACTGGCTGCTCATGATCGCCCCATAACTAGCCGAGACGACCATAGTTCAGCCttctgttgtccctcctctccgGGAACCCATAGCAGCTGCCGCTAAGACCCGACCTGCTCGCTCAGGCTCGGGGGACGTTCTGGCATCCGGACCCACGCCGCCGACCGCGTTGGGTTTGTTCCCTGGAGAGGCTTAAATTGTCATGTCTAGGCATTCAGGACAATGTGGTGAACGTTGCAGAACGCCAGGGCATCCTCCACCAATGCAGCATATCAAATGTGGTGGGGCATATTCTGTATTTGGTGTGAGGGTCATActgtatttgtttgtttgttaaatatatacagtaccagtcaagagttgacacacctacttattcaaggttttttttttttttttactatttctacattgtagaataatagtgaagacatcaaaactatgaaataacatatatggaatcatgtagtaaccaaaaaacaaatcaaaatatattttagattcttcaaggtagccaccctttgccttgatgatagctttgcacactcttggcattctctcaaccagcttcatgaggtagtcacctggaatgcatttcaattaacaggtgtgccttgttaaaagttcatttgtggaatttctttccttcttaatgcgtttgagccaatcagttgtgttgtgacaaggtagggatggtgtacagaagatagccctatttggtaaaagaccaagtccatattatggcaagaacagcttaaataagcaaagagaaacaaacaTTGACTGAACATTGACACATGAATGAACATTGACACTTCACGTCAATGAATTACCATTGAATTAATCAAAATATAATTTCAAAATGTACAAATAATCAAACTTGTATGTAAATGTTAGACATCTTAATAGGTAGGCTTTACTACTAAAGCATAATTTTGGTTGAAAAAAATAGTCCATACCACATATGGCCAACCTTGCTCCACTCCCTGATCTACTGGGTGAGCAGACTTCTACTCCAGCCCAGCAATAATACACATTGATAAgttaaatcaggtgtgttagtgcttgGCTAGAACAGAAGCCTACACACACAGCATACTTCCAGGAGAATGATTGGCCTGCTACAGTGTAATACATTTGTAGCCTACATTACATTGTGCGTGACTTTCAACTGTATTGTTGTATACAACATTTGCCAacacccaaattggtctacacggacaagttctggcctggtttagatcttatctgtcggaaagatatcagtttgtctctgtgaatggtttgtcctctgacaaatcaactgtaaatttcggtgttcctcaaggttccgttttaggaccactattgttttcactatatattttacctcttggggatgttattcgaaaacataatgttaactttcactgctatgcggatgacacacagctgtacatttcaatgaaaaatggtgaagccccaaaattgcccttgctagaagcatgtgtttcagacataaggaagtggatggctgcaaactttctacttttaaactcggacaaaacagagatgcttgttctaggtcccaagaaacaaagagatcttctgttgaatctgacaattaatcttaatggttgtacagtcatctcaaataaaactgtgaaggacctcggcgttactctggaccctgatctttcttttgacgaacatatcaagactgtttcaatgacagcttttttccatctacgtaacattgcaaaaatcagaaactttctgtccaaaaatgatgcagaaaaatgaatccatgcttttgttacttctaggttagactactgcaatgctctactttccggctacccggataaagcgcTAAATAcgtctgctagaatcctgactagaaccaaaaaacgttagaatattactccagtgctagcctccctacactggcttcctgttaaggcaagggctgatttcaaggttttactgctaacctacaaagcattacatgggcttgctcttacctatctttccgatttggtcctgccgtacatacctacacatacgctacaaTCACAagacaagacgcaggcctcctaattatccctagaatttctaagcaaacagctggaggcagggctttctcctatagagctccatttttatggaatggtctgcctacccatgtgagagacgcagactcggtctcaacctttaagtctttacttaagactcatctcttcagtaggtcatatgattgagtgtagtctggcccaggagtgtgaaggtgaacgaaaAGGCACAGGAGCAACAAACAGCCCTTGCTtttctctgcctggccagttcccctctctccactgggattctctgcctctaaccctattacaggggctgagtcactggcttactggtgctcttccatgccgtccctaggatggtgcgtcacttgagtgggttgagtcgctgacgtggtcttcctgtctgggttggcgccccccccttggatTGTGCTGTGGCGGacatctttgtgggctatactcggccttaaATTGGTAAATTGgtgtttgaagatatccctctagtggtgtgtgggctgtgctttggcaaagtgggtggggttatatcctgcctgtttggccatgtctgggggtatcattggatggggccacagtgtctcctgacccctcctgtctcagcctccagtatttatgctgcagtagtttatgtgtcggggggctagggtcagtttgtttatctggagtacttctcctgtcctattcggtgaatctaagtgtgcgttctctaattctctccttgtctctttctctctcttggaggacctgagccctaggaccatgccccaggactacctgacatgatgactccttgctgtccccagtccacctggccgtgctgctgctccagtttcaactgttctgccttattattattcgaccatgctggtcatttatgaacatttgaacatcttggccatgttctgttataatctccgcccggcacagccagaagaggactggccaccccacatatgctctctctaattctctctttctctctctcggaggacctgagccctaggaccatgccccaggactacctgacatgatgactccttgctgtccccagtccacctggccgtgctgctgctccagtttcaactgttctgccttattattattcgaccatgctggtcatttatgaacatttgaacatcttggccatgttctgttataatctccgcccggcacagccagaagaggactggccaccccacatatgctctctctaattctctctttctctctctcggaggacctgagccctaggaccatgccccaggactacctgacatgatgactccttgctgtccccagtccacctgaccgtgctgctgctccagtttcaactgttctgccttattattattcgaccatgctggtcatttatgaacatttgaacatcttggccatgttctgttataatctccacccggcacagccagaagaggactgtccaccccacatagcctggcaGTTCTAGTGTTGAGACCGTGAAGAGGATGAAGGTAGTGAACGGCCCTTCTATAAGCTCTGTTGACCGCAGTGGCAGTTCTAGTGTTGAGACCGTGAAGAGGATGAAGGTAGTGAACGGCCCTTCTATAAGCGCTGCTGACCGCAGTGGCAGTTCTAGTGTTGAGACCGTGAAGAGGATGAAGGTAGTGAACGGCCCTTCTATAAGCGCTGTTGACCGCAGTGGCAGTTCTAGTGTTGAGACCGTGAAGAGGATGAAGGTAGTGAACGGCCCTTCTATAAGCGCTGCTGACCGCAGTGGCAGTTCTAGTGTTGAGACCGTGAAGAGGATGAAGGTAGTGAACGGCCCTTCTATAAGCGCTGTTGACCGCAGTGGCAGTTCTAGTGTTGAGACCGTGAAGAGGATGAAGGTAGTGAACGGCCCTTCTATAAGCGCTGTTGACCGCAGTGGCAGTTCTAGTGTTGAGACCGTGAAGAGGATGAAGGTAGTGAACGGCCCTTCTATAAGCGCTGTTGACCGCAGTGGCAGTTCTAGTGTTGAGACCGTGAAGAGGATGAAGGTAGTGAACGGCCCTTCTATAAGCGCTGTTGACCGCAGTGGCAGTTCTAGTGTTGAGACCGTGAAGAGGATGAAGGTAGTGAACGGCCCTTCTATAAGCGCTGCTGACCGCAGTGGCAGTTCTAGTGTTGAGACCGTGAAGAGGATGAAGGTAGTGAACGGCCCTTCTATAAGCGCTGTTGACCGCAGTGGCA
The Oncorhynchus nerka isolate Pitt River linkage group LG28, Oner_Uvic_2.0, whole genome shotgun sequence genome window above contains:
- the tha1 gene encoding threonine aldolase 1; amino-acid sequence: MFLKTLKIPARALLQCVNRSVISPKHRVRLGRGPSRLYYEVAKPVDPSLSGASSARTVDLRSDTVTKPGAAMRQAMAEAEVGDDVFGEDPTVNELQKMAAEVFGMEAALYVPSGTMANLIAVMVHCRERGDEMIVGDLSHLHIYEQGGSAQLAGVHSTTVTNLPDGTFDLDQLESKIRHGYPDAHYPRSRLVCVENTHNIQGGRVLPLPFLQEVKALADRYGLAVHMDGARMMNAAIAQKVAPSTILQNTHTVSVCLSKGLGAPVGTMLAGPQDFISRAVRCRKALGGGLRQVGILAAAGKLALGDMINRLEEDHRHARTFAQALLECDPPLYEVDMAAVETNILRFRLRDASLTPTEFCALMAAVGEGEQAAMGQGVRVLMFPHIGDSVRAVWHLGISLEDTQLAIQKLQFVARQHSQQRLRAQ